From a single Pseudobutyrivibrio xylanivorans genomic region:
- a CDS encoding NAD(P)H-hydrate dehydratase, whose translation MKLLLSAAEMRACDNSTIEKMGVPSLVLMERAAISVCDVILSRFEKCNNIGVICGPGNNGGDGVAVARILHNKGFCTKVLIIGESKKFSESLKQELSIAKNYGVELSYIKNRDSISPKEFSSFFSECDLIVDAMFGIGLTRGLDGNYKSACQYINQSNKPVIAVDIPSGFDTDSGKLLGDAGVNATITVTFAYMKKGLVLGDCKEATGEIIVTDVGIYCKDNSTAKLLDDTVLDTIPWRPTIANKGTCGKVLIIAGSDKIYGACYLAALAALCSGSGLVKIYTHYNNIGTIQSCLPEAMYTAYTNYDEVSLIPDISWADAIVVGPGLGTAKAASSILKTLSKTATVPVVIDADGLNVLAKDLSILDELSAVVPVILTPHLKEMERLCGIPVSEINYDMENIASNFAKEHNCIVVLKNHTEVITSESGVYYCTSGNEALATPGSGDVLAGIIGALLGQEMDAEDAAVAGCYVHGKAGTIAAKKVGIKGLLARDIISNIHELI comes from the coding sequence ATGAAGCTGCTACTTTCTGCCGCTGAAATGCGGGCATGCGACAATTCTACAATTGAAAAAATGGGAGTTCCATCACTTGTGCTCATGGAACGAGCAGCCATAAGTGTTTGCGATGTCATTCTCAGTCGTTTTGAGAAATGTAACAACATCGGTGTTATCTGTGGCCCCGGAAATAATGGTGGTGACGGTGTTGCTGTCGCGCGAATTCTCCATAATAAAGGATTCTGTACCAAGGTATTAATCATTGGAGAGTCTAAAAAATTTTCAGAGAGTCTAAAGCAGGAGCTTTCGATTGCCAAAAACTACGGAGTGGAGCTTTCCTACATTAAAAATAGGGATAGTATAAGCCCGAAAGAATTCTCCAGCTTTTTTTCAGAATGCGACCTTATAGTGGATGCCATGTTCGGAATAGGTCTCACTCGCGGCCTGGATGGCAATTACAAATCTGCCTGCCAATATATAAATCAGTCGAATAAACCTGTCATAGCAGTGGATATCCCTTCTGGATTTGATACCGACAGTGGAAAACTATTAGGTGATGCTGGCGTAAATGCCACTATCACTGTCACCTTTGCCTATATGAAAAAGGGCTTGGTGCTTGGAGACTGCAAAGAAGCTACCGGAGAAATCATTGTTACCGATGTGGGAATATATTGTAAAGATAATAGTACTGCGAAGCTTCTTGACGATACTGTACTTGATACCATTCCTTGGAGACCAACCATCGCCAATAAGGGAACATGCGGTAAGGTCCTTATTATTGCTGGTAGCGACAAGATTTATGGCGCCTGTTATCTAGCTGCATTAGCGGCCCTATGCTCCGGCTCAGGTTTAGTGAAAATATACACCCACTATAACAACATTGGCACTATTCAAAGCTGCCTGCCTGAGGCAATGTATACCGCATATACGAATTATGATGAAGTATCTCTGATTCCAGATATTAGTTGGGCTGATGCAATAGTTGTAGGTCCAGGTCTTGGCACCGCAAAGGCTGCTTCTTCAATTTTGAAGACCTTGAGCAAGACCGCCACTGTCCCTGTTGTTATCGATGCAGACGGACTGAATGTTCTGGCAAAAGACCTGAGCATTTTAGATGAGCTTTCAGCTGTTGTGCCTGTCATTCTTACTCCGCACCTGAAGGAAATGGAGCGTCTATGTGGCATTCCTGTATCTGAAATTAATTATGACATGGAAAATATTGCTTCTAACTTTGCAAAGGAGCATAATTGCATTGTTGTGCTGAAAAATCACACAGAGGTTATTACCAGTGAATCAGGTGTATATTATTGCACCAGTGGAAATGAAGCCCTTGCCACACCAGGTAGCGGTGATGTTTTAGCTGGCATTATCGGTGCTTTACTGGGTCAGGAAATGGACGCTGAGGACGCCGCCGTGGCTGGTTG